In the Oncorhynchus nerka isolate Pitt River linkage group LG2, Oner_Uvic_2.0, whole genome shotgun sequence genome, one interval contains:
- the LOC115142018 gene encoding mitochondrial import receptor subunit TOM6 homolog, with protein MSAAGKKAIGAPGYGVVEWISTACRFATDRNDFRRNLLVNLGLFAAGVWVARNLSDFDLMSPQPII; from the exons ATGAGCGCAGCTGGGAAAAAGGCTATCGGGGCACCGGGTTATGGTGTCGTGGAATGGATCAGTACCGCATGTCGATTTGCTACAGATAGAAATGATTTCAGAAG GAACCTTCTGGTCAACTTGGGACTCTTTGCAGCTGGAGTTTGGGTTGCCAGGAATCTCTCAGATTTTGACCTGATGTCCCCTCAACCAATCATCTAG
- the lg2h1orf74 gene encoding UPF0739 protein C1orf74 homolog translates to MASSDVFVAAARKCLRVGKKRFSATVSLNLATQVLAVDLGLKPALLYDSNTASAEQVQQYLNSLQAAQLVSKSLQTVVISENSLIVNPSLTIANLEALLLRRTVTVVDVCHSLEQPAITELQWGAIRDMIHALLAHIRQFGQHSAMRNVPHRIEKRHCEAWNLCTLFGILLGYPSTYWFDQSRSFENCLAMSPLVVTKAVASWQGGGSGVEGHRCCLYSFSTPEMLQAEILSVMASWTTQLQERFQQQTIFSDLSVTRSTVTLPSVAL, encoded by the coding sequence ATGGCTTCTTCAGACGTCTTTGTTGCTGCTGCTCGAAAATGTCTACGAGTTGGAAAGAAACGCTTCTCTGCCACTGTGAGTCTGAACCTGGCTACTCAGGTCCTGGCTGTGGACTTGGGCCTGAAGCCCGCTCTGCTATATGACAGTAATACAGCGTCTGCAGAGCAGGTCCAACAGTATTTAAACTCTCTGCAGGCTGCACAACTTGTGTCTAAATCTCTCCAGACAGTGGTCATCAGTGAGAATTCCTTGATTGTGAACCCATCCCTAACTATAGCAAACTTGGAGGCACTTCTCTTGAGGAGGACTGTGACTGTGGTGGATGTATGTCACTCATTGGAGCAGCCTGCCATCACTGAGTTACAGTGGGGAGCCATCAGGGACATGATTCATGCTTTACTTGCTCATATTAGACAGTTTGGGCAACATTCTGCGATGAGAAATGTCCCTCACCGAATTGAAAAGAGACATTGTGAGGCATGGAATCTGTGTACTCTATTTGGGATTCTATTGGGCTACCCCTCCACATACTGGTTTGACCAGAGCAGGAGCTTTGAGAACTGCCTAGCTATGTCTCCGCTGGTGGTGACCAAGGCTGTGGCATCCTGGCAGGGTGGTGGTTCTGGAGTTGAGGGTCACAGGTGTTGCCTGTATTCCTTCAGCACCCCAGAGATGTTGCAGGCAGAGATTCTGTCAGTGATGGCTAGCTGGACTACACAGCTTCAGGAACGATTTCAGCAACAGACAATCTTCTCTGACCTCAGTGTGACAAGATCAACTGTCACCTTACCTTCTGTGGCTCTATGA